The Chloroflexaceae bacterium genome contains a region encoding:
- a CDS encoding VWA domain-containing protein, giving the protein MSLLAPLGLLALLTLPVIVILHMLRERRRRVIVPSLLLWQLLPQSHAARQRRRLSITLLLLLHLLVAALLALALARPQWDGIGFGGQRHLALVIDTSLSMAAPAPGAGGSRLDAARIRARSLLAASGASSATLIAAGPQAQVIDGDAGNGARLVAALARLQPAGVGSDVAGALTLAEASLRGRPNPQIIVLTDAALPALAGELATRAATVPIRWETVGGELDNRAIVAFAARPRSGTGPVQVYARVANYGGGALRTVVRLYGDDALLDARPVMLRPDGEVELTWTVPRGIGFLHAEVDGDDPLPADDRADLSLAAHRPVRALLVSEQPAALERALRAVPGVELTVAAPSEYRDNPADLTIFDGFLPAAWPSGGVLAIHPPRDATLLAAGPPAPISGEVAITPAGADLLEGISLGAVEFGPATSVTPPAEAVTLLSRAGQPLIFRWRFADSVIAVWAFDLSQGNLTTRLAFPLLVARTVRDLTPPAAPASTLAGTTLSLPVDPRATVVEVTAPDGTTTPVDVGPEGRAQVTFNQIGRYTLVELAGDRQLYSARVGVNAGAASESDLRPRPVPGPVAAPSPRREGDEAAQPLWPWLVAVALLVILGEWVYVHARRSRAFAES; this is encoded by the coding sequence ATGAGTTTGCTCGCCCCCCTCGGGTTACTGGCACTGTTGACCCTGCCGGTTATTGTCATTCTGCACATGCTGCGCGAGCGGCGCCGGCGGGTGATCGTGCCTTCACTGTTGCTCTGGCAGTTGCTGCCTCAGAGCCATGCCGCGCGCCAGCGACGCCGGCTTTCCATCACCCTGCTGCTGCTGTTGCATCTCCTCGTCGCCGCGCTGCTGGCTCTGGCCCTGGCGCGCCCGCAGTGGGACGGAATAGGCTTCGGGGGCCAGCGTCACCTGGCCCTGGTGATTGACACGTCGCTCAGCATGGCCGCCCCGGCGCCCGGCGCGGGCGGCAGCCGCCTCGATGCCGCGCGGATCCGCGCCCGGTCGCTGCTTGCCGCCTCTGGCGCGAGCAGCGCCACGCTGATCGCTGCCGGCCCGCAGGCGCAGGTCATTGACGGTGATGCCGGCAATGGCGCCCGGCTGGTCGCCGCCCTTGCCCGGCTGCAACCGGCCGGGGTGGGGAGCGACGTGGCGGGTGCGCTGACCCTGGCCGAAGCCTCCCTGCGGGGCCGTCCCAACCCCCAGATCATCGTGCTGACCGACGCGGCCCTTCCGGCGCTCGCCGGTGAACTCGCCACGCGCGCGGCGACCGTTCCCATTCGCTGGGAGACGGTGGGCGGCGAGCTGGACAATCGCGCCATCGTCGCCTTCGCGGCGCGACCGCGTTCCGGCACCGGCCCGGTTCAGGTGTATGCGCGGGTGGCGAATTACGGTGGCGGAGCGCTACGCACGGTGGTGCGTTTGTACGGCGACGACGCCCTGCTCGATGCTCGCCCGGTCATGTTGCGGCCCGACGGCGAGGTTGAGTTAACCTGGACAGTGCCGCGGGGCATCGGGTTTTTGCACGCGGAAGTGGACGGCGATGACCCCCTGCCTGCCGATGATCGCGCCGATCTGAGCCTGGCCGCGCATCGCCCCGTGCGCGCGCTGCTGGTTTCCGAGCAGCCAGCCGCCCTGGAGCGGGCCCTGCGCGCCGTGCCCGGTGTAGAGCTTACGGTGGCAGCCCCATCCGAATATCGGGACAATCCGGCGGATCTGACCATCTTCGACGGGTTCCTGCCAGCGGCCTGGCCCTCCGGCGGCGTGCTGGCCATCCATCCGCCACGCGACGCGACCTTACTCGCCGCCGGACCACCCGCGCCGATTTCCGGTGAGGTGGCCATCACTCCGGCGGGGGCGGATCTCCTGGAGGGGATCAGTCTGGGGGCGGTGGAGTTCGGTCCGGCCACATCGGTAACTCCTCCCGCGGAGGCGGTTACGTTGCTGAGCCGGGCCGGCCAGCCGTTGATCTTCCGCTGGCGGTTCGCCGATAGCGTGATCGCGGTCTGGGCATTCGACCTCTCGCAGGGTAATCTGACGACGCGGCTGGCCTTTCCCCTGCTGGTGGCCCGCACCGTGCGCGATCTGACCCCCCCGGCCGCCCCGGCTTCGACTCTGGCCGGGACGACTTTGAGCCTGCCTGTGGATCCCCGGGCGACCGTGGTGGAGGTGACCGCGCCCGATGGCACGACGACCCCGGTGGACGTCGGGCCCGAAGGTCGCGCACAGGTCACATTTAACCAGATCGGGCGCTACACCCTGGTGGAGCTGGCAGGCGACCGGCAGTTGTATAGTGCCCGAGTAGGGGTGAATGCCGGAGCAGCCTCGGAGTCTGATCTGCGGCCCCGGCCTGTGCCCGGGCCGGTGGCGGCGCCGTCGCCGCGTCGTGAAGGTGATGAAGCCGCGCAACCGCTCTGGCCCTGGCTGGTGGCGGTCGCGCTCCTGGTAATCCTCGGCGAGTGGGTGTATGTGCACGCTCGCCGGTCGCGCGCCTTTGCCGAAAGCTGA
- a CDS encoding glutamine amidotransferase — MLLRNPQLLWLLLTLPAFVLFWRWHGVRVPAAALVLRLLTVTLLILALANPLIGTTPLPESALVLLVDQSDSLSEGTRAGLRTQAAELARSAGAGVKVLYFGANVVNAGLSDDETQMPAALDPGGSDLAAALRAARALLPGGGQVILISDGLATTPDALLEARLAAQAGVRVDVAPVVPAEAPEVAIAGLDVPRALRLGEAYPIAINVRFSPAPGAAEPVRGRLRLWEGEALLGDEEVLLSPGEEVFTFSHTAGAVGVVRLRAELETPVGDTYSANNRAAAVAEVSPPPQVLLVAASDDEAALLGDALQRQGVETRRVRPAEMPSRLVDLAAYDGVVLVDVPAAALSLDQMASVRELVRSEGRGLVAIGGRNSFTLGAYKDTPLEETLPITMEPPPRPQRTEIALLLIVDRSASMTAAVGVSKFDMAKEAAILATESLKPEDRIGVLAFDTGNLWVVPFQQVGAGPRLAAIQQAILELPSGGGTDIELALTEGLPALARQPASVRHAVLLTDGRSFTNNMANYERLVRTARAQQITLSTIAIGEDADTALLDQLARWGAGRYYFADRPEEIPRLTLLESEIARSVPLVEGVVQPLLDRPHPILRDFAPAELPELAGYVAATARPAADVVLRAPENDPLLAAWQYGLGRAVAWTPTAGEPWAAAWTRWEGFERFWAQTVRYTLPEPDSGPLQVRIETRPGGARLVVDAVQPGGVPVDLATVNARVTLPGGEQRAFDVPQTAPGRYTQDLVLAVPGAYLVSVVLLHDGRLQQRDVGFVQPVAPEYRQRSDPAEGRALLEAIAAATGGTVLADPGQAGLPAAGALEAPEGLWPWLLGLALGLWVLEIAVRRGVFVRS, encoded by the coding sequence ATGCTCTTGCGTAATCCTCAGTTGCTCTGGCTCCTGCTGACGCTGCCCGCGTTTGTGCTGTTCTGGCGCTGGCATGGAGTGCGCGTCCCCGCAGCGGCGCTTGTGCTGCGCCTGTTGACCGTAACGCTGCTGATTCTGGCCCTGGCCAACCCCCTCATTGGAACGACGCCGCTCCCGGAGAGTGCGCTGGTGCTGCTAGTGGATCAATCGGACAGTCTCTCGGAGGGGACGCGCGCGGGGTTGCGAACACAGGCTGCGGAGCTGGCACGAAGCGCCGGGGCCGGAGTGAAAGTGCTCTACTTTGGCGCGAACGTAGTCAATGCTGGCTTGTCGGATGACGAGACGCAGATGCCCGCGGCCCTCGATCCGGGCGGCAGCGACCTGGCGGCAGCGCTCCGCGCGGCACGGGCACTGTTGCCCGGCGGCGGCCAGGTCATCCTGATCTCCGATGGTCTTGCCACCACCCCGGACGCGCTGCTTGAGGCCCGCCTGGCCGCGCAGGCCGGCGTGCGGGTGGACGTGGCGCCTGTCGTGCCCGCCGAGGCGCCGGAGGTGGCGATCGCCGGCCTGGACGTGCCGCGAGCTCTGCGCCTGGGTGAAGCGTATCCGATCGCGATCAACGTGCGCTTCAGCCCCGCGCCAGGGGCTGCCGAGCCGGTGCGCGGGCGCCTGCGCCTGTGGGAGGGTGAGGCGCTGCTGGGCGACGAAGAGGTGCTGCTGTCTCCCGGTGAGGAGGTGTTTACCTTCTCGCACACTGCCGGGGCGGTGGGCGTCGTCCGGCTGCGGGCCGAGCTTGAGACGCCGGTGGGCGACACCTACAGCGCCAACAATCGCGCCGCGGCCGTTGCCGAAGTCAGCCCGCCGCCGCAGGTGCTGCTGGTAGCCGCCAGCGACGACGAGGCCGCCCTGCTGGGCGATGCCCTGCAGCGGCAGGGGGTGGAGACGCGCCGGGTGCGCCCCGCCGAGATGCCCTCGCGCCTGGTTGACCTGGCGGCCTACGACGGGGTGGTGCTGGTGGATGTGCCAGCAGCGGCCCTGAGCCTCGACCAGATGGCCAGCGTGCGGGAGCTGGTGCGGAGCGAGGGGCGCGGCCTGGTCGCGATTGGCGGGCGCAATTCCTTCACCCTGGGGGCCTACAAGGACACGCCCCTCGAAGAGACGCTGCCAATCACCATGGAACCGCCGCCCCGTCCCCAGCGCACCGAGATCGCCCTGCTGCTGATCGTTGATCGCTCGGCGAGCATGACCGCCGCAGTGGGGGTCAGCAAGTTTGATATGGCCAAGGAAGCGGCCATCCTGGCAACCGAGAGTCTCAAGCCCGAGGATCGCATCGGGGTGCTGGCCTTCGATACCGGGAATCTCTGGGTGGTGCCCTTCCAGCAGGTGGGAGCAGGCCCGCGCCTGGCGGCCATCCAGCAGGCCATCCTGGAGCTGCCCAGCGGTGGCGGCACTGATATTGAACTGGCCCTGACCGAGGGCCTGCCGGCCCTGGCCCGGCAGCCCGCCAGTGTGCGCCACGCCGTGCTGCTGACCGATGGGCGCAGCTTTACCAACAATATGGCCAACTACGAGCGTCTGGTGCGCACAGCCCGCGCTCAACAGATCACTCTCTCGACCATCGCTATCGGTGAAGACGCCGATACCGCCCTGCTCGACCAGTTGGCCCGCTGGGGCGCCGGGCGCTACTACTTCGCTGATCGTCCTGAGGAGATTCCCCGGCTCACTCTGCTAGAAAGCGAAATTGCCCGCTCCGTCCCCCTGGTCGAGGGGGTGGTGCAGCCGCTTCTCGACCGGCCACACCCGATACTGCGCGACTTCGCCCCGGCTGAACTGCCCGAGCTGGCCGGCTACGTGGCCGCCACCGCCCGTCCCGCGGCGGATGTGGTCCTCCGCGCTCCCGAAAACGATCCGCTGCTGGCTGCCTGGCAGTACGGGCTGGGGCGCGCCGTGGCCTGGACGCCGACGGCTGGCGAGCCATGGGCCGCGGCATGGACGCGCTGGGAAGGTTTTGAACGCTTCTGGGCGCAAACGGTGCGGTACACCTTGCCCGAACCTGACAGCGGACCGCTTCAGGTGCGCATCGAGACCCGTCCGGGCGGGGCGCGCCTGGTGGTGGACGCCGTGCAGCCGGGGGGCGTCCCCGTAGACCTGGCCACGGTAAACGCGCGGGTAACCCTGCCCGGCGGCGAGCAGCGCGCCTTCGATGTGCCGCAGACCGCTCCCGGTCGCTACACGCAGGATCTGGTGCTGGCCGTGCCGGGCGCCTACCTGGTCTCGGTGGTATTGCTCCACGATGGTCGCCTGCAACAGCGTGACGTGGGCTTTGTGCAGCCCGTCGCGCCGGAGTATCGCCAGCGGAGCGACCCCGCCGAAGGGCGGGCGCTGCTGGAAGCCATCGCCGCAGCTACCGGGGGGACGGTGCTGGCCGATCCGGGGCAGGCGGGTCTGCCGGCCGCGGGCGCGCTGGAAGCGCCGGAGGGGCTATGGCCCTGGCTGCTGGGTCTGGCGCTGGGGCTGTGGGTGCTGGAGATTGCCGTGCGGCGCGGAGTCTTCGTGCGCTCGTGA
- a CDS encoding beta-lactamase family protein yields MQAVIDRLIRRAIAEKVFPGAVVLVAREGKRLHHAAYGFTMYNAPGSRPLTPTDIFDIASLTKVFTASAALALYDAGLLDLEAPVCRYLPRLGAEQVLVRHLLTHTSGLDVRLSVLRALGPEGIRTAVYGATPARPPGSVAAYTNINSFLLGEVVSVLAGMPLDAAIGALILEPLGMRETGFCPPLELRARIPPTEVEPDWRGLVHGVVHDESAYALGGVAGHAGLFSTAGDLERLLRMWLQGGAWEGRQILREATVAAALHDYTGALPALAGAPARTGLGWMLDRANFMGAAPAGSFGHTGFTGPAIVGVPARGLALVALSNRTYPRRTPPPYRHHAVTAAALEAALEWN; encoded by the coding sequence ATGCAGGCCGTGATTGACCGCCTGATCCGCCGGGCCATTGCCGAGAAGGTGTTTCCGGGCGCCGTAGTGCTGGTGGCGCGCGAGGGCAAGCGGTTGCACCACGCCGCCTACGGCTTCACCATGTACAATGCGCCTGGTTCGCGCCCTCTGACTCCGACGGACATCTTCGATATCGCCTCGCTCACCAAGGTCTTTACCGCCAGCGCCGCCCTGGCGCTGTACGATGCCGGGTTGCTCGATCTGGAGGCCCCGGTATGCCGCTATCTGCCGCGCCTGGGCGCGGAGCAGGTGCTGGTGCGCCATTTGCTGACGCACACCTCGGGGCTGGACGTGCGGCTCTCGGTGCTGCGCGCGCTTGGTCCGGAGGGCATTCGCACGGCAGTGTACGGGGCCACGCCGGCGCGCCCGCCGGGAAGCGTGGCAGCCTACACCAACATCAACAGCTTCCTGCTGGGTGAAGTGGTGAGCGTGCTGGCCGGCATGCCGCTTGACGCGGCCATTGGCGCGTTGATCCTCGAGCCACTGGGGATGCGCGAGACAGGCTTTTGCCCGCCTCTGGAGCTGCGGGCGCGCATTCCGCCGACAGAGGTCGAGCCAGACTGGCGCGGCCTGGTCCACGGCGTGGTGCACGACGAAAGCGCGTATGCCCTGGGGGGTGTGGCGGGCCACGCGGGGTTGTTCAGCACGGCCGGCGACCTGGAACGCCTGCTGCGCATGTGGCTACAGGGCGGGGCATGGGAGGGCCGCCAGATACTGCGAGAGGCTACGGTAGCCGCGGCGCTGCACGACTATACCGGGGCCTTGCCGGCGCTGGCGGGAGCGCCCGCGCGGACGGGCCTGGGATGGATGCTCGACCGGGCGAACTTCATGGGCGCGGCGCCGGCAGGGAGCTTCGGGCACACTGGCTTCACCGGCCCGGCGATAGTAGGCGTGCCTGCGCGGGGCCTGGCCCTGGTGGCGCTCAGCAACCGCACCTACCCCCGACGCACGCCGCCGCCGTACCGGCATCACGCGGTAACAGCGGCGGCGCTGGAAGCGGCGCTGGAGTGGAACTAA
- the pstB gene encoding phosphate ABC transporter ATP-binding protein PstB encodes MTTTTMNDSKYAIETRNMNIYYGAFRAVKNVTFSIERNKITALIGPSGCGKSTVLRSFNRMNDLIPGARTEGEVLYHGQNLYDPDVDAVQVRRQIGMVFQKPNPFPKSIYDNIAYGPRINGWKGTKAEMDELVERALVGAALWEEVKDKLHQSGLSLSGGQQQRLCIARAIAVQPEVILMDEPCSALDPISTLKIEELMLELRLRYTIVIVTHNMQQAARVSDYTAFFLMDKADRAGELIEYDVTSKVFQNPSDKRTEEYVSGRFG; translated from the coding sequence ATGACCACTACAACCATGAATGACTCGAAATACGCCATCGAAACGCGGAACATGAATATCTACTATGGCGCGTTTCGGGCGGTGAAGAATGTAACCTTCAGCATCGAACGGAACAAAATCACCGCGCTGATCGGCCCGTCGGGGTGCGGCAAGTCTACAGTGCTGCGCTCCTTCAACCGCATGAACGACCTTATCCCCGGCGCCCGCACCGAGGGCGAGGTGCTCTACCACGGCCAGAATCTCTACGATCCTGACGTGGACGCGGTGCAGGTGCGGCGCCAGATCGGCATGGTGTTCCAGAAGCCCAATCCCTTCCCCAAGAGCATCTACGACAACATCGCCTACGGCCCGCGCATCAATGGCTGGAAGGGCACCAAGGCCGAGATGGACGAACTGGTCGAACGCGCCCTCGTCGGAGCGGCCCTCTGGGAAGAGGTCAAGGACAAGCTCCACCAGAGTGGTCTTTCCCTCTCCGGCGGCCAGCAGCAGCGTCTCTGCATCGCCCGGGCGATTGCCGTGCAGCCCGAGGTGATCCTCATGGATGAGCCGTGCTCGGCCCTTGACCCGATCTCGACCCTCAAGATTGAGGAGTTGATGCTGGAACTGCGGCTGCGCTACACTATCGTGATCGTGACCCACAATATGCAGCAGGCTGCCCGCGTGTCCGATTACACGGCATTTTTCCTGATGGACAAGGCGGACCGCGCCGGTGAATTGATCGAGTACGATGTGACCTCAAAGGTCTTCCAGAACCCCTCCGACAAGCGCACCGAGGAGTACGTCTCCGGGCGCTTCGGGTAA
- the pstA gene encoding phosphate ABC transporter permease PstA, with translation MSTESQRTQPRSIGSLPEGEAARENVSERQRRGKVWEGILLASTIFGIIILLMLAYNIVDDAFGGIGVQYTVEEEELTDGRPLEELSQAELIAILETNLRSRVLKNLERERPLAERSREELIDIINEEIIKPEVVAVYSLTEFLFNRPAIEAELRESHPRAEIQFKSWLSWDFIVKPMSSDPVEAGIRTAILGSLFLLVLTMLISFPLGVGAAIYLEEYKNDKPFDERSPVGRWMNNALQRTSGLIETNIYNLSGVPSIIYGILGLAIFVRSMQQITSGAVFGYADPTTANGRTILSAALTMSLLVLPVVIISSQEAIRAVPSSLRQASFGLGATKWQTVWKIVLPHAMPGILTGTILAISRAIGETAPLIVIGASTFIVTDPSGLFSKFTVLPLQIYNWTSRPQPEFRAIAAAAIIVLLILLLSLNATAILLRNYLRSKRVST, from the coding sequence ATGAGCACAGAATCGCAACGGACGCAGCCCCGGTCAATCGGCAGCCTCCCCGAGGGCGAGGCCGCTCGCGAGAATGTCAGCGAGCGCCAGCGCCGCGGCAAGGTCTGGGAAGGCATCCTGCTGGCCAGCACCATTTTCGGTATTATTATCCTGCTGATGCTGGCCTACAATATTGTTGATGACGCCTTCGGCGGCATCGGGGTGCAGTATACGGTAGAGGAAGAGGAGCTTACCGACGGCCGCCCGCTCGAAGAACTGTCGCAGGCAGAACTGATTGCCATCCTGGAAACGAACCTGCGCTCCCGCGTCCTGAAGAACCTCGAACGGGAACGGCCACTGGCCGAGCGCAGCCGCGAGGAACTGATTGACATCATCAACGAGGAGATCATCAAGCCCGAGGTGGTCGCCGTCTACTCGCTCACTGAGTTCCTCTTCAACCGCCCGGCCATCGAGGCTGAACTGCGCGAGAGCCACCCCCGCGCCGAGATCCAGTTCAAAAGCTGGCTCTCCTGGGACTTTATCGTCAAACCGATGTCGAGTGATCCTGTTGAGGCCGGCATCCGCACCGCGATCCTGGGAAGTCTCTTCCTCCTGGTCTTGACCATGCTCATCTCTTTCCCGCTGGGAGTTGGCGCGGCAATCTATCTCGAGGAATACAAGAACGATAAGCCCTTCGATGAACGCTCCCCTGTCGGGCGCTGGATGAACAATGCCCTGCAGCGCACATCGGGTTTGATCGAAACTAATATCTACAACCTCTCCGGCGTGCCCTCGATCATCTACGGCATTCTGGGCCTGGCGATCTTCGTGCGCTCCATGCAGCAAATTACTAGCGGCGCCGTTTTCGGGTATGCTGATCCTACGACGGCCAACGGGCGCACGATCCTGTCGGCCGCCCTCACGATGTCGCTCCTCGTCCTGCCGGTGGTGATTATCTCCTCCCAGGAGGCCATTCGCGCCGTGCCGAGCTCGCTGCGCCAGGCTAGTTTCGGCCTGGGAGCCACGAAGTGGCAGACGGTCTGGAAGATCGTCTTGCCCCATGCGATGCCTGGCATTCTTACCGGCACCATCCTGGCGATTTCCCGCGCTATCGGCGAGACCGCGCCGCTGATCGTTATCGGCGCCTCGACCTTCATTGTGACCGATCCCAGCGGCCTCTTCTCCAAGTTTACCGTCCTGCCCCTCCAGATTTATAACTGGACCTCGCGGCCCCAGCCGGAGTTTCGCGCGATTGCCGCCGCGGCCATCATCGTTCTGCTCATTCTCCTGCTGTCGCTGAATGCCACGGCGATCTTGCTCCGCAACTATCTGCGCTCCAAGAGGGTGTCTACATGA